Within the Opitutaceae bacterium TAV5 genome, the region TGATAATCCATGAATAGCGTCTCGGCGCAGCGCTTGCCTTCATCATAACAGGAGCGGAGACCGACGGGGTTGACGCTACCCCAATAGCTCTCCGGCTGGGGATGGACGGACGGATCGCCATAAACTTCCGACGTGCTGGCCTGGAAAATACGGGCGCGGGTACGCTTGGCCAATCCCAGGCAATTGATCGCCCCCATGACGGAGGTTTTGACTGTCTTGATCGCGTTGTACTGGTAATGTGGCGGAGAAGCCGGGCAGGCCAGATTGTAAATCTGGTCCACTTCGAATTTGAACGGATCGATCACGTCGTGGCGCACCAGTTCGAACCGCCGGTTCGCCAACAGGCGGGTGATGTTGGTCTTTCTCCCCGTGAAGAAATTATCGAGACAGATCACTTCGTGACCATCGGCCAGAAGGCGTTCGCACAGGTGGGAACCGAGAAAGCCGGCTCCGCCGGTAACAAGGATGCGTAGTGCCATGACAGGGAGGATCTGAAGTTCAGTTTTTAACCGCTAATGTCAGGCGTGTCATAAAAAGGAGCGGCGGTCTCCAGACCGCCGCTCCGGCGATGCAGCGTGTTGCCTCCCCATCCATGCGCGATCCGCGTTTTCTCCATGAAGTGGCACGGCCATCCTGGCCGTGGACGGCGCGCAGCGCCGCCTCTGCAGGTGTGAAACACGGGCTGCGGAAGCCCGTGACGTGGCATGGGCATCCTTGCCCATGTTGCGACTTTGGCCGCCCGAAGGGCACCCGCCCAAAGTCGGTCCTCCGGACCATCGCCTCCGGCGATGCCATCGTCGCGCTGCCGCGCTCCGTCGCCCCGACGGGGCTTCGCACGGAATTCTTCCGAGCTTCGCCCCGTCACGTCCCCGGACGTAATTTCTCGATGAAAAAACTGTGATGCGCGGTATAAGCCGCATGAAATAGTCAAGTGCGCGGACGAATGGCCGCGGTCACGGGAGTCCTGATTTGCCCCGGCCACGTCCGCAGCGTTTGCAGGCGTTCCTCAATCATTGCCTGATCTGTCCGGTGGCTTCCCCGGCGGGAAGGGTCACCATATCCGGCAAGTGTATTGATGGCGGCATTCCACTTTTCCAATCCGGGCAAAAGCCGGTCGGTGAGAATGCGGTCGATCAACTGTCGCCCCTCGGGGGCAGGTTCAAAGTAGATGCGCCGCTTGTCGTGCTGTTGTTTTGCCAGGCATATAATTCCCCACGACCGGAGGACTCGCAGACCCTGGCTGACAGAACCCTTGCCGAGATCCAGCCGGTCCGCGATCTGTTGCAGACAAAGAGGCAAGGCGGATGAAAAGAGTACGCCGTAAATTTTGCCGACCGAGGGAGGAATGCCGGCAACCCGGGCGGCACGGCCGAAGATATCGACCATCAACCTTTGCTCCGAAGCCAAGCCAGCGAAAGACCTTCCGGACCGAAGATCTTTCCCGGTTCCGGATGCGCTCCGGTTCGCCCTGGTTACTGGAATTGCCGCTACCATGGATGCCGTGTTTTAGCCACTCTGCCCCGCCAGTTGCTCCTCCTTGTAATAGGAGGCATAATATCTGGAGCCGTAGTATCCGTAACCGGAATAGTAGCCGGAGCTTCCGCGCCCCGATGGCATCATGTTGAGGACGATGCCGGGCAACTCCAGGCCCGTCGACCGGAGACGCTCCGTCACCCGGTGTACTTGCGGGCGGGATACATAATTGAAACGGACAACATAAATCAGTTCATTGGCAAAGGGCGCCAGACTGAGCGCATCGGGAAAAATGCCGGCGGGTGGAGTGTCGATGAGCAGGATATCAAATTCCCGTTGGGCCTGCTCGATGAGCGCCTTCAGCTTTTTGCTTTCCAGCAATTCACTGATCCGGCGGCTTATTCCTCCAGCACGAAGCACAAACAGGTTGGGAGCAGGGCGGAGCAGACCGAGATCCGGATCACCGGCAAGGGGACCGTCGGATCTGCCGCCCTTGTCCAGCCAGCGCAGCAAGCCATGCGTATTGGGCGCACCGGCCAGGCGATGCTGGACCGGGCGGCGCAGGTCTCCATCTATAATCAGGGTACGCATGCCATGAGCCGCAAAGGCGGTAGCAAGGTTGCTGGCGACAAAGCTCTTGCCTTCGCCGGGCACGGTGGAGGTGACGATGAGGGTCTTGGGGGCATCGAGCCGGGAGTTCAACCTGAGCTGGGAGTAGAGAGTCTGGATGATTTCGCCGGCATCGGGATCCGTATCCTGCAGGACAAGATGGTTCAGCTTGTCGTCGGGCAGTTTTTTCAGGACAGGAAACTCGGAAAGCAAAGGGAGACCAATGTACCTTTCGACATCCGTCCATGTCTTGACCCGGTTGAAGATGAGTTCCATCCCGACCGGGTATCCGATGATGATCAACAGACCCAGGAAGCCGAGTGCGCGGAAGATTTTTTTCGGGTCGGGTTCGATGGGGAAAGTCGGGATCTGGGCGCGTTCGGATATTTTGATGTTGGAGTTGCCCAACTGTGCGGTGAGGGAGGTCTCGTTGAGACGTCCGAGGACCTGGGTATAGGTGGCCCGGTTGGTCTCGGCTTCGCGCCGCAGGACGTTGTATTCGACTGCCAGCCTGTCGAGGCCGAGACTGGCTTTTTCCGCATCGGCCAGTTTCTCCTGAAGCTGGCGTTCATTTTCCACGGCCTTTTCGCGCTGATTGCGAAGGGTGGACAGAGCCGCGCGGACCAGGTCGCCGCGCAGCTTTTCCAATGCCTGGATGGAGCGTTCCTGCTCGACCATGGCGGGATGCCGGCGTCCGTATTTCTCGGACATGACAGCTTTTTTGGCGATGAGCCCGTCGAGCTGGCTCTGGACGGAGGCGAGGGAGGAAAATTCGGTTACCGAGGCCAGCTCGAGAGGATCGCTGTTTTTTGAGATGATGGACTCCGCCTGCTGGAGCCGCGCGTTGATTGCGAAGCGGGCCACCTGGGCTTCGGTCAGGGCGCTGCTGATGGCCTTCATGCGGTCAACGACGATGTTCTGACTCTCCTCCAGAGAGACCATGCGGGTTTTTTCCCGGTAAGCCTGGAGGGCGCGTTCGGAGGCTTCGGCCTTTTTGCGCAGGTCTTCGGTCTGTTCGCGGAGAAAGGAGATGGCAGAATCGTTGCTCGAGGTATTCCGGTCCATCAGGTACACGATGTAGCACTCGGTGAAGCGGGTCGCGACGAGTGCCGCAACAGCCGGCTCACGGTGCTTGTAGCTGACCCGGACCAGGAAGGTGGAGCCCTGGCGGACTACGCCGACGTTGTCAGCGATGAGCGAAGCGAGGCGTGCGTCGGTCTGGCTGTCCGACAAGGGCGGGGCATCCTTGTCGAGCCAGGGCGCGAGGATGCGGGCTTTTTCCTCGGGCTTGAACGAGGCGACAACCCGCTGGATCATTTCGCGACTGGTGATCTGGGCGAGGTGCGTGTCGAATGCGGGATCGTTTTTCGAACCGCCAACGCTGTCATCCACGACATTGGTGATTTCATTGCCCAGGACTTTTTCGATGCGGCCGACCAGAAGGGTGGCGCTGGCCTGAAACACCTTGGGTTGCTTGAGCAACCAGACGCCGAGCAGGACACACACGAGGGTGGCGAGGGATGTGGAAACAATCCATCGCTCCCGGATGCAGAGCAGAATCTGCCGGATATCCAGCCGAGGCAGCGAGCCGCCTTCAAAGGGCGGCTCACTGCGCGGAGCGGAGGGCCGGGGATGCAACGGGCCGGTGTCCGGCCCCGTTTTTGTGAAAGGGATTTCAGCCATGCCGGGAGTGGTTAGAACAGGCGCTCCGGGACAAAGATGACGTCCCCCGGGCGGACCATGAAAACATCGCCACCGGAACCGCGGAGGAGAGTTTCGACGTTGATGGTAAGCCGGGTTTCGTTCCCGTCGCCGAGCTGGCGCCGGGTGACACGCACCGCATCGCTTTTGGCAATACGGGTGAAACCGCCGGCCGCCGTGATGGCTTCGACGATAGAAATAGCGGAGGACTCGGGCGGGAGTTCGATCTTCCCCTGCTTGCCAACCTGACCGAGCACAGAGACCTCTTTCTTGCTATATTCGACCACGCGCAGGCTTATCCGCGGGCGGATGAAAATTTCCGAATCCTGGTAAATCCGGGCGATCTTTTCCTGCGCCTGGGCCAGCGAGAGATCCTGCACATGGACACTGCCGGCAAGGGGAACGTTGAGATCACCATTGCCGGAAATGCGAAGCTCGGTGGCCAGATCGGGTTCCCCGTAAACCTCGAAGCGCAACAAATCGAGCGGGTAGAGCCGATACGAGTCGCCTTCGTCAGGGGACGCCGCAATGGCCGAAGTGGCAAGAGCGATCATGCCGAGGGTCGAAACCAGCCTTTTATACATTGTCTGGCGGATGAGGGTGTGGTCAGTAACGTGCCGATGCCTGGAGCGTGTAGATAGTCCGGTCATAATCGGCGGTATCCAGGTCCGAGCTGTTGTGACGCCAGGAGATACCGGCGCTGACGGAGAGGTATTCGTTGACGACGTAATCCAGGTCGAGGGTAAGGGGGACGATCTTGTCCGTGCGCCCGGCGATCAGGCCGTTGGACGAATATTTGACGTGTTCGTACCCGATTGATCCGGCAAGCGAGAGACGGTCGCTCAGTGCCTGACGGGCACCCAGCGCGGTGCGGAGGTTTTTGCTGGATTGCGCGGATGAGGTGGTATCGAAGTCACTCGAAATGGTCAGAAAGACAGATGTCTTTTCCAGGACAGCCCAGTTGAGGTCGATCCCGGCGTAAGGCAGCCAGCTCGAATCACCGTCGTCGAAATCGCGATACGTGGCACCCAGGCTGGCGGAGCCGGTGAGCTTGGGAGCGAGGTCGCCTTCCGCGCCGAACGAGAAACGGTGGTCGCTGCTGTCGGGCTTGTCCGCGCCGGCGAGGCGGTCGCGTGTCGCCGTCGTGCGGAAATCGTATCCGGAAACGAATGTCAACTTGGGCGAATAGCGGTAGAGAAGCCCGACACCGGCGCCCCAGCGATCGACATCGTTGAAACCATCGGTCCTGGACCGGGAGAAGCTGAGGTCTGCCCTGGTGCGCACGCCGAGTTTCTCACTGTAGTAATAATTGACGATCGCATCGGCCAGCCAGTCGTCGGACTCGGTGCGGGTGAGGGCGGCGTCATTGGTTTCGGATCTGCGCCGGTAGCCCACACCTGCCTGGGCAGATCCCTTGTCGGCACCATCGTAATTGAATTTCAGGTTGGCGAAGGGATCCTCGGAATTCTGGTTGGTGTGATCGGAGAAACGAATGATATTCACCCCTCCCGACGCCAATGTGGAGATCTTGCCGACATTGCGCGTGTACTGGAGATCGGGGGTTATCGTGAAGACCTCGTCGGAACGCTCGGTGTTGTTGCCAAAGATATTCGTATCGTGCGCAGCGGATACGGTGAGACCTGCTGTCAGGGAACCGCGGGCGATTTCGACAAAAGCGAGGGATTCGTGTGCGATGAAGGCGACAAACGCGGCCGCAGTCGCTCGGGCTGTCAGTTGAAGCATGCTGGAATGATTTGAATTTTGAAAAGTGAGCCGGCGCACAGCTCGCCTGAATGCAGGCGGCAGGGCGGGCCTGCGTGCGGTCAGCACGGTGTCTTGTTACGGGAACAGGATCGGCATCGGATTTCCGGATGCATCTTTTGTCTGACGCGGACGCATCCGGTTTGATAGTGGTTGGCGGTTATTCCCGGGCGGGCCGGTTAGAGCCTGTCGGGAGAGAGTATGGTCGGAGTCGACGGAACGGGAGCGATGCTCGTGGTGTTGGCCGGTTGCGTTTGTGCGGCGACGGTATTCGCAATGTCGGCCGAGAACAGAGGGGCGGCGGCGGTAGCGGCAGTGACGATTGCGGCTTTTTCGCTGGCGGGGGCGGCGTTGATGGCGGCAATTGTAATGGCTGTGACGGCGGATACATCCGCCCCCGCTTTGACGACCGCAGCCACAGCCGCAGTGGTAATGGCGGCGGCCTGAGTGGGTGCAGCGCTAATGGCAGCAGCCACGATTTCCGGTGCTCTCGCAGGAAAGGCGGTAACCGCAGCGGTGACGATGGCGGACGCATCATCCGGATTGGCCGTAATGAATGCGGATATCGCTGCCTGAAAATCGGCCTCTCCCAACTCCTGCCATGTGGCCACGGTGGCGGCGATTTCCCCGGATG harbors:
- a CDS encoding ArsR family transcriptional regulator gives rise to the protein MVDIFGRAARVAGIPPSVGKIYGVLFSSALPLCLQQIADRLDLGKGSVSQGLRVLRSWGIICLAKQQHDKRRIYFEPAPEGRQLIDRILTDRLLPGLEKWNAAINTLAGYGDPSRRGSHRTDQAMIEERLQTLRTWPGQIRTPVTAAIRPRT
- a CDS encoding sugar transporter produces the protein MYKRLVSTLGMIALATSAIAASPDEGDSYRLYPLDLLRFEVYGEPDLATELRISGNGDLNVPLAGSVHVQDLSLAQAQEKIARIYQDSEIFIRPRISLRVVEYSKKEVSVLGQVGKQGKIELPPESSAISIVEAITAAGGFTRIAKSDAVRVTRRQLGDGNETRLTINVETLLRGSGGDVFMVRPGDVIFVPERLF